In Lutra lutra chromosome 5, mLutLut1.2, whole genome shotgun sequence, a single genomic region encodes these proteins:
- the CCNG1 gene encoding cyclin-G1 yields the protein MIEVLTTTDSQKLLHQLNALLEQESRCQPKVCGLRLIESAHDNGLRMTARLRDFEVKDLLSLTQFFGFDTETFSLAVNLLDRFLSKMKVQPKHLGCVGLSCFYLAVKSIEEERNVPLATDLIRISQYRFTVSDLMRMEKIVLEKVCWKVKATTAFQFLQLYYSLIQENLPIERRNSLNFERLEAQLKACHCRIIFSKAKPSVLALSIIALEIQAQKCVELTEGIECLQTHSKINGRDLTFWQELVSKCLTEYSSNKCSKPNVQKLKWIVSGRTARQLKHSYYRITHLPTIPEMVP from the exons ATGATAGAGGTACTGACAACAACTGACTCTCAGAAACTGCTACACCAGCTGAATGCCCTGTTGGAACAGGAGTCGAGATGTCAGCCAAAGGTCTGCGGCTTGAGACTAATTGAATCTGCACACGATAATGGCCTCAGAATGACTGCAAGGCTAAGGGACTTTGAAGTAAAAGATCTTCTTAGTCTAACTCAGTTCTTTGGCTTCGACACGGAGACATTTTCTCTAGCTGTGAATTTACTGGATAGATTCCTGTCCAAAATGAAG GTACAGCCCAAGCACCTTGGGTGTGTTGGGCTGAGCTGCTTCTATTTGGCTGTTAAATcaatagaagaggaaaggaatgtCCCATTGGCAACTGACTTGATCCGAATAAGCCAGTATAGGTTCACGGTTTCAGATTTGATGAGAATGGAAAAGATTGTTTTGGAGAAGGTGTGTTGGAAAGTCAAAGCTACTACTGCCTTTCAGTTTCTGCAACTCTACTATTCACTCATTCAAGAGAACTTACCAATTGAAAG gaggAATAGCCTTAATTTTGAAAGACTAGAAGCTCAACTTAAGGCATGCCACTGCAGGATCATATTTTCTAAAgcaaag CCTTCTGTGTTGGCATTGTCTATCATTGCACTGGAGATCCAAGCACAGAAGTGTGTAGAGTTAACAGAAGGAATAGAATGTCTTCAGACACATTCCAAG ATAAATGGCAGAGATTTGACCTTCTGGCAAGAACTTGTATCCAAGTGTTTAACTGAATATTCATCTAACAAGTGTTCCAAACCAAATGTTCAGAAGTTGAAATGGATTGTTTCTGGACGTACTGCACGGCAATTGAAGCATAGTTACTACAGAATAACCCACCTTCCGACAATTCCCGAAATGGTCCCTTAA